In the genome of Hevea brasiliensis isolate MT/VB/25A 57/8 chromosome 14, ASM3005281v1, whole genome shotgun sequence, the window AAAATGATGTCTTTTTGGCATTTTATTTTTGCAGGTAATTTTCTATTCCCATAATTGCATATTAAGCAAATGATTAGAGACTTTGGAGTTATGAAATCCCAAAGAGTTGCAGAGAAATGCTTAGATTCACAATTATGGCATGCTTGTGCTGGTGGCATGGTCCAAATGCCTTCTGTGAGCTCTAAAGTGTACTACTTTCCTCAGGGGCATGCCGAACATGCCCAAGGAAATGTAGATTTTGGTCATTGCAAGATTCCTGCAATGATCCCTTGCAAGGTATCTGCCATAAAGTACTTGGCAGATCCTGAAACTGATGAGGTTTTTGCCAAAATTAGGTTAATCCCTTTGAGTGATAGGGATGTGGTGTTCATGGAGGATGGTAGTGATGATGGTTTGTTTGATGGAACTGCTTCTCAAGAGAAGCCTGCTTCTTTTGCCAAGACATTGACACAGTCTGATGCTAATAATGGTGGTGGGTTCTCTGTGCCTCGTTATTGTGCTGAGACTATATTTCCAAGGTTGGATTACAGTGCTGAGCCTCCTGTGCAGACTATTCTTGCCAAGGATGTGCATGGTGAGACTTGGAAATTTAGGCATATCTATAGAGGGACTCCCCGTCGCCATTTGTTGACTACTGGGTGGAGTAATTTTGTGAATCAGAAGAAACTTGTAGCTGGGGATTCTATTGTGTTTTTGAGGGCAGAAAATGGGGATCTTTGTGTGGGGATTAGGCGTGCCAAGAGAGGGATTGGTGGTGGAAATGAGTGTCTATCTGGGTGGAATTCATTTGGGGGTTATTCTGGATTTTTGAGAGAAGATGAGAGTAAATTGATGAGAAGGAACGGTAATGGTGATATGAAGGGCAAAGTGAGGGCTGACTCTGTTATTCAGGCCGCAACTCTTGCTGCCAATGGGCAGCCTTTTGACGTTGTTTACTATCCAAGAGCAAGTGCTCCAGAATTTTGTGTTAGGGCCTCAGCTGTGAAGGCTGCAATGCGGATTCAGTGGTGTCTAGGGATGAGATTCAAAATGGCTTTTGAAACAGAGGATTCATCTAGGATTAGCTGGTTCATGGGAACTATATCTTTTGTTCAGATTGCTGATCGCATCCGCTGGCCTAATTCTCCATGGAGACTTTTACAGGTACTTTATACCCTGATTTAGCATTTAGAGATTCTAATATTTGTAGATCTTTTATTCCTTGAATCTCCTTGCTTTTTAACTTCTTGCTTACTTAATTTAGTGTCTGTAGCAGACATGTAATTTCTCTTTAATGGACAACTTTAGTACTCCTTGATGCTGTTTTTGATCTGCATTTTTCATCAGCATATATGAAATACTGCTCAATGCTTCAAGATATTAAGTTTCCAGAAATTTTTGAATAGTGTGATTCTTTGGTAATTCATGCTAAGTTGTTCTCCTGATGAAATCATTGTGCTCTCAAAAACCTAAACACTGTTACTCATTTTCAGTACAAATTTTGTTTTTAGGTTGGAATGTTGACGTGAATATCTATATGATTCATATGACTTCTCAAAAGTACCCCTTCTTGATCATTATTATCATTGCATAGCTGTTTGCATTGAATCATCTTAATAAGTGATCACGAGTATGCAGCTGTTATCCAGTGTATATTCTGAGTATATGGTTCAAAAATCAACTCATCATTATTGATATGTGCTTCTAAGGGTACTGCCATCAAAGGCATGATTCAGATTTTTGCTGCAAAGTCATTTGACTCTCTGCATTGAAATTAAGATACATAATTTGCCCTGTCAAGTTGAGCTGATCATTTTCATGATTAATGAATTTATTATCTTCTTTTCTGAGCTCCAATCCAGTATTCTCTTCTTGTAGTTTTAAGTTACTTGATTCTGAATCTAACTTTCTTTCTAAATATCCTTTTCTAATAAATTTCCTCTTTCAGGTTGCATGGGATGAGCCAGATTTACTCCAGAATGTGAAGCGTGTTAGCCCATGGCTGGTTGAATTGGTTTCAAACATGCCCGCCAGTCACCTCTCACCCTTCTCACCTCCaatgaaaaagttgagaattccACAACCCCCAGACTTTTCCTTAATTGGCCAACTTCCAGTGCCATCATTTACCAGCAATCCTCTCAGTTCAAACAGTCCCTTATGCTGTGTCTCAGATAACATTCCTGTAGGCATACAGGGAGCCAGGCATGCTCAATTTGAACTATCTTCAGCAGATCTCCACTTCAACAAACTGCAGTCGGGTCTGTTTCCAGTTGGTTTTCAGCAGCTTGATCATTCTGCACCAACTTCTAGAATCCCCAGTCGCAACTTCATGGGCGTTGCTGAAAACAATGAGAAAATTTCTTGCTTGTTAACAATGGGAAATCCCACGATGAGCTTGAAGGAAAACAGTGAAACTAAGGCACCCCACATTGTATTGTTTGGTCAACTCATTCTCCCCGACCAGCAGAGTTCTCAAAGCTGCTCTGGTGATACAAATGGAAATAGTTCATCTGATGGAAATCCTGAGAAGACCACAAATCTTTCTGATGGTTCTGTTTCTGTATTTCATCAGACTGGTCTGCTGGAAAATTCTTCAGATGAAGTGTCTCCCCGGTACAAAGATCATCAGGAAACTGATCTTGGCTTGGAGACTGGTCATTGCAAGGTGTTCATGGAATCAGAAGATGTGGGTCGAACTCTTGATCTCTCAGTGCTCGGTTCATATGAAGAGCTGTATGGAAAGCTGGCTAACATGTTGGGCATTGAGAATTCAGATATGCCAAGCAGTGTGCTTTACCGGGACGCAGCAGGTGCCATAAAACACACAGGAGATGAGCCCTTTAGGTGATTTCTTGTAAATATTCTTTTTAGTCCTTTTTCTATTAAATTTAACTTAACTTTTTGGTTTGTTTCTTTGTTATAAACTTGGCTAAGACATTTTATTTCTGATTGTTATGGCAGTGAGTTTTTGAAGACAGCAAGGAGGTTAACCATTCTTACAGATTCAGGCAGCGACAACATAGCAAGATAGAGAATGAGGAACTTAAGTTAAAATGTACAGTTTATGAACCCTTTCTTTTAATTGTAACTTTCATCTTATTTTGTTAATTGGGAGCTGTGGGTGAAGCCCACTTCATCCAATTTTGGAATATTGCAGTTCACAACCTTTGTAGAACAGTTTAACTTGCTTTCTTATGAAATGAGT includes:
- the LOC110643417 gene encoding auxin response factor 18, producing the protein MIRDFGVMKSQRVAEKCLDSQLWHACAGGMVQMPSVSSKVYYFPQGHAEHAQGNVDFGHCKIPAMIPCKVSAIKYLADPETDEVFAKIRLIPLSDRDVVFMEDGSDDGLFDGTASQEKPASFAKTLTQSDANNGGGFSVPRYCAETIFPRLDYSAEPPVQTILAKDVHGETWKFRHIYRGTPRRHLLTTGWSNFVNQKKLVAGDSIVFLRAENGDLCVGIRRAKRGIGGGNECLSGWNSFGGYSGFLREDESKLMRRNGNGDMKGKVRADSVIQAATLAANGQPFDVVYYPRASAPEFCVRASAVKAAMRIQWCLGMRFKMAFETEDSSRISWFMGTISFVQIADRIRWPNSPWRLLQVAWDEPDLLQNVKRVSPWLVELVSNMPASHLSPFSPPMKKLRIPQPPDFSLIGQLPVPSFTSNPLSSNSPLCCVSDNIPVGIQGARHAQFELSSADLHFNKLQSGLFPVGFQQLDHSAPTSRIPSRNFMGVAENNEKISCLLTMGNPTMSLKENSETKAPHIVLFGQLILPDQQSSQSCSGDTNGNSSSDGNPEKTTNLSDGSVSVFHQTGLLENSSDEVSPRYKDHQETDLGLETGHCKVFMESEDVGRTLDLSVLGSYEELYGKLANMLGIENSDMPSSVLYRDAAGAIKHTGDEPFSEFLKTARRLTILTDSGSDNIAR